One stretch of Anguilla anguilla isolate fAngAng1 chromosome 5, fAngAng1.pri, whole genome shotgun sequence DNA includes these proteins:
- the e2f4 gene encoding transcription factor E2F4, with product MELEITRSDLGAMAESLQPQTPSRHEKSLGLLTTKFVTLLQEAKDGVLDLKVAADTLAVRQKRRIYDITNVLEGIGLIEKKSKNSIQWKGVGPGCNTREIADKLIDLKAELEDLDRREHELDQQRVWVQQSIKNVTDDTQNSKLAYVTHEDICGCFKGDTLLAIRAPSGTQLEVPIPEAALNSQKKYQIHLKSTSGAIEVLLVNKDTSGSAPVVLPVPPPEDMFQSLPTPSASAAAPKGETPPAQPAADQSPSSAAASPVSAPAVPTPETSSNSTSALELAPPVADTPANETSSLDTQPLQSSASLDSSSSIPASSAVFEPIKADPSEMLDFPKELTEMLDPTKEIMSPDLLEELMASEVFSPLLRLSPPPGDHDYIYNLDESEGLCDLFDVPILNL from the exons ATGGAGCTGGAGATTACCAGATCCGACCTGGGAGCCATGGCCGAGTCACTGCAGCCCCAAACCCCGAGCAGACACGAAAAGAGTCTGGGATTGCTAACAACCAAATTTGTTACTTTACTCCAAGAGGCCAAGGACGGAGTTCTAGACCTGAAAGTA GCGGCCGACACCCTCGCTGTGAGGCAGAAGAGGCGCATCTATGACATCACCAACGTTCTGGAAGGCATCGGGCTCATCGAGAAGAAGTCCAAGAACAGCATTCAGTGGAA GGGTGTCGGCCCCGGGTGCAACACGCGGGAGATCGCGGACAAGCTGATCGACCTGAAGGCGGAGCTGGAGGACCTGGACCGGCGGGAACACGAGCTGGACCAGCAGCGGGTCTGGGTCCAGCAGAGCATCAAGAACGTGACGGACGACACGCAGAACAGCAA GCTGGCTTATGTTACCCACGAAGACATCTGCGGCTGCTTCAAAG gTGACACTCTCCTGGCAATACGAGCTCCCTCAGGCACACAGCTGGAGGTGCCCATACCTGAGGCA gcgCTGAACAGCCAGAAGAAGTATCAGATCCACTTGAAGAGCACTTCCGGCGCCATCGAGGTCCTGCTGGTCAACAAGGACAcgtctggctccgcccccgtgGTCCTGCCCGTCCCCCCGCCAGAGGACATGTTCCAgagcctccccaccccctccgcctCGGCCGCCGCCCCCAAGGGCGAAACCCCGCCCGCCCAGCCCGCGGCGGACCAATCGCCATCCTCCGCCGCGGCCTCGCCCGTCTCCGCCCCCGCGGTGCCCACACCCG AAACTTCCAGCAACAGCACCAGCGCACTTGAGCTTGCCCCGCCCGTCGCAGACACACCGGCCAATGAGACGTCCTCCCTGGACACCCAGCCCCTCCAATCTTCCGCCTCATTGGACAGCAGCTCCTCGATCCCGGCCTCCTCCGCAGTCTTCGAGCCCATCAAGGCGGATCCTTCAGAGA TGCTGGACTTCCCTAAAGAACTCACGGAGATGTTGGACCCAACTAAAG aaaTTATGAGCCCTGACCTTTTGGAAGAGCTCATGGCTTCTGAAG tgttctctcctctcctccgtctctctcctccacctggTGACCACGACTACATCTATAACCTGGACGAGAGCGAAGGTCTCTGTGACCTGTTCGATGTGCCCATCcttaacctttga